One Burkholderiales bacterium genomic window, GGCTGCTGCTTGCGAGTTGTCTGAAGCTGCCGTTTCAGGTCGATGCGGTTTATCGCGAACTGAAAAACGACAGCATTGACAGTCACATGCTCGCTGTGCGTAGCCGTTTCGGCGGCAACCCGATCAGTACCCGGGATTTCGTGCTTGAGGTCATGCGCAGAAAAAACGCTTCAACCGCATTTGCCCTGGTCGCGGATCAAACCCCTGGCGTCGACGATGAGAAGTGCTGGCTTCGTTTTCTGAATCAGGACACGGCTTTTTTCGTCGGCCCGCAACGCATCGCCCACATCACCCAGGCGCCAGTTTTTTTTGTCGGCATGGAGCGCTTGCGGCGGGGTTATTACCGCGCATCGTTGCAGCTTCTGGCGGAGCCGCCGTATGCCGGCGACGATCTGCAGGTCATGCAGAGTTACGCTGTCGCAGCCGAGGAACAGATACGGAAATCCCCGGCGGACTGGCTATGGCTGTATCGCAAATGGAAGTACAAAAAGCCTTTGTACAATTGATTTCGTCTCTCTGGCACGATCTCTGCACGACATGTTCCGCTGCCTCAGGGATCGCCCGCAGCGCCGTGAAATCGAGCGCTTGTGTTGCTTGATTTGATAGCGAGGCTTCCGCTTCGCGTCCTCTACGGGCTGACCCCCGCGATTTATTTCGGGCTTTATCGGATCTGGGGATTTCGCGCGGAAATCGTGCGGGAGAATCTGAAAAACTCGTTTCCGGACAAGAGCGATGCGGAGCGCTGCCGCATCGCGCGCGACTTCTACCGGAATGCCTCCGAGGTTCTGGTCGAGGCAATCAAGGCGCGCACCATGAGCCGGCAGGAAATCGTGCGCCGCGTGGCCATCGTCAATCTGGAAATCATGCAGGCCTGCGCCGATCGCGGACAGTCCGTGATACTGATGGCCGCGCACCAGTGCAACTGGGAATGGCTGCTTCTGGCAAGCAGCATTTCGTTTCGCCATGGCATCGATGCGGTTTACAAGCCGCTGCACGACAATCGCGTCGAGTCTTTCATGCTGACAACCCGGGCCCGCTTCGGCGCGCGTCCGATTCCGGTCAAGGAATTTTTTTCCGAGATTATCAAGCGCAAGGGAGTGCCGCGCTGCTACGCTATGGTTGCCGACCAGACACCGCTGGCCGATGAAGAAAAATACTGGACGCGCTTTCTGAATCAGGATTCGGCTTTCTTCGTGGGCGCCGACAAGATCGCGGCGATCACCGGTGCCCCGGTCGTTTTCGTTGCAATGCGCCGCCTGCGTCGCGGCTTTTATGAAGTTGCGCTGAAACTGATCGCGGAGCCGCCGTACGCCAGCGACGCCAGCAAGGTGATAGAACGGTACGTCGCGGAAGTCGAGCGCCAGATCCAGACGTACCCCGCCGACTGGTTATGGCTGCACCGGAAGTGGAAATATAAAAAGCCACTGTATGCCTGACCGGCGCGGATGCCGGATTAGCTGACGATTGGGTGCGGCTTCAGCCTGACTTCGAGCTTATCTTCCAGGTAGGCAGCCAGCTCGGCGATGGTCGGGTAGTCGAAAAAATCCGTGATTTCGAGTTTGCCCGGCCAGTGCTTCTCGATCTGCTCGTAGATTTGCGCGAGCGCCAGCGAACTGGTGCCGAGTTCGAAGATGTTGTCGTGCAGCCCGATTTTTTTCCCTGCAATTGTGTTTATGCAAATCTCGTGCAGCATCGTCTGTACGGCGGTCTGGTCGCCTGCCTGCCGTGAATCCTGGCGCTCCAGCGACTGCAGCCTGGCGAACGTTTCGCCGAACTCGCCGTTCGCAAAACTTTCTGCAAGCAGATAGCGTTGAATCTTGCCGCTCGTCGTCTTCGGAATGCGCCTGACCGGAATGACCTTCGAGATCGAAAGACCAGCATGTTCCGTGATATTTTTTCTGACCGATTTCGCGACTGGCAGGAATTGCTCGAGCTCATCCCGGAATAACACGAATACCAGAATCTCGTCGGAGCCTGCCTGATCGTTGCGGATGCCGCAAACGGCTGCCTTGCCCAGTTCGATGCCCGCTGTTTTGCCAAGCAGCGCTTCCAGATCGTGCGGGAAATAATTCTGGCCGTTGACGAAGATGATTTCCTTGGCACGCCCAGTGACGGTCAGCTCCCTGTCCGCAACGAAGCCGATATCCCCGGTATCCAGCCATTCACCGGCGAACGCCGCCTGCGTAGCGCCGC contains:
- a CDS encoding lysophospholipid acyltransferase family protein codes for the protein MLDLIARLPLRVLYGLTPAIYFGLYRIWGFRAEIVRENLKNSFPDKSDAERCRIARDFYRNASEVLVEAIKARTMSRQEIVRRVAIVNLEIMQACADRGQSVILMAAHQCNWEWLLLASSISFRHGIDAVYKPLHDNRVESFMLTTRARFGARPIPVKEFFSEIIKRKGVPRCYAMVADQTPLADEEKYWTRFLNQDSAFFVGADKIAAITGAPVVFVAMRRLRRGFYEVALKLIAEPPYASDASKVIERYVAEVERQIQTYPADWLWLHRKWKYKKPLYA
- a CDS encoding lysophospholipid acyltransferase family protein, which codes for MLYKLLALFPLPVLYLGANAVYFIVFRVLGFRKALVLDNLRNSFPEKSEAELHAIARQCYRNYSEVLAELIKGGRIREAELRRRVIIEHIELAQDYYEAGRSIVLLASHHCNWEWLLLASCLKLPFQVDAVYRELKNDSIDSHMLAVRSRFGGNPISTRDFVLEVMRRKNASTAFALVADQTPGVDDEKCWLRFLNQDTAFFVGPQRIAHITQAPVFFVGMERLRRGYYRASLQLLAEPPYAGDDLQVMQSYAVAAEEQIRKSPADWLWLYRKWKYKKPLYN